The following proteins are encoded in a genomic region of Tenebrio molitor chromosome 7, icTenMoli1.1, whole genome shotgun sequence:
- the sra gene encoding protein sarah: MAESNGEMTEEDIIINDQDGLPNVHPNLLAEADIDSPEHVTDDEFEDLPTSLIVTNIHDNVFEIPDKKREMENLFRDFDPEVTFQWLRSFRRLRVNFQTPVAAASARIQLHQYKINDSMITCYFAQPVTPVKNSSLQPPAPFKQFLISPPASPPLDWEPRPEGEPIINHDLLAALATLTPGTSHELHPPSPGQPSIVVHTALGANNTGSKPKFAHTSCPERS; encoded by the exons ATGGCTGAAAGCAACGGCGAAATGACCGAAGAGGACATAATCATCAACGACCAGGACGGTCTGCCGAACGTACATCCAAATTTATTGGCCGAGGCCGACATCGACAGTCCCGAACATGTGACAGACGACGAATTCGAAGATTTGCCTACTTCTTTAATCGTTACCAACATACACGATAATGTATTCGAGATCCCAG ACAAAAAACGTGAAATGGAAAACTTATTCCGCGATTTCGATCCAGAAGTTACATTTCAGTGGCTTCGCAGTTTTAGAAGACTGAGAGTGAACTTCCAGACACCAGTGGCGGCCGCTAGCGCTCGCATTCAGTTGCACCAGTACAAGATTAATGATTCAATGATCACCTGTTATTTTGCTCAACCTGTCACACCTGTCAAAAACAGCAGTTTGCAACCTCCTGCACCTTTTAAACAGTTCCTAATCTCACCACCTGCATCACCTCCACTTGATTGGGAGCCCAGACCTGAAGGTGAGCCTATTATCAACCATGATCTTCTTGCAGCATTAGCAACACTTACACCGGGTACTTCTCATGAGTTGCACCCACCTTCACCAGGGCAGCCTAGTATTGTTGTTCATACTGCCTTAGGGGCTAATAACACAGGCTCTAAGCCTAAATTTGCACATACCTCATGCCCAGAACGGAGTTAA